One Streptomyces sp. NBC_01237 genomic region harbors:
- a CDS encoding ATP-dependent helicase, whose product MSSSSSTRHSPHRETRQRTPGAYRLVRTPPGSVDPPLLDASQRAVVDHRGGPLLVLAGPGTGKTTTLVEAVAARVTAGADPARILVLTFSRKAAVELRDRMAARLGAARGPQATTFHSYCYALVRAHQDADLFADPLRLLSGPEQDVTVRELLAGQLDLEKAGLAHVRWPDELRACLTTRGFADEVRAVLARSRELGLGPDALAAFARRTGRPDWSAAAQFLAEYLDVLDAQGVLDYAELVHRAVLLAERPEVSEALAGRYDAVFVDEYQDTDPAQVRLLHALAGNRGRGPGRGGGRTLVAFGDPDQSIYTFRGADVNGILDFPDAFRRADGEAAPVGVLTTSRRSGAGLLAATRLLTRRMPLTRLPAAKVRAHRELTAVREGGRVETYTYPTASTELDNIADLLRRAHLEDGVPWHEMAVLVRAGGRSIPAVRRALTSAGVPLEVDGDDLALRHEPAIAPLLTALRTVATAALQRPAPEPRTENGPEEATAAAAPDDAEAVAEAEAEAEAEAEAEADAVADAEAEEDAVADAPDAADAAEGGDAEPGTRTEADAEADAEADAEADAEIDAEVDAEPATAPVTAPGTVPGPASWLDTETALALLTSPLGSMDAADLRRLGRALRDEERAAGNRVPAPSGELLARALAEPERLVTHDPAYARGAQRLGVLLRKARELLEGGGTAEEALWTLWNGTPWPTRLERAALRGGAGGRNADRDLDAVCGLFETAARAEERTGGRGALNFLEEVDAQDIAADTLSGRTVRPEAVRLMTAHRSKGLEWRLVVVAGVQEGLWPDLRRRGSLLEADRIGRDGLAEPLTPGALLAEERRLFYVAATRARERLVVTAVKAPADDGDQPSRFLTELGVEPRDITGRPRRPLAVAALVAELRATTVDPAASDVLRDAAAQRLARLAALTDDEGQPLVPAAHPYRWWGLYEPTRSAVPLRDRDQPVALSGSALDQLANTCALQWFLGREVKADAPATAAQGFGNVVHVLADEVASGRTPADLAVLMERLDSVWNGLVFDAPWKSEQEKDHARAALERFLRWHVMDRAGRTPAASEHDFDVTLEAGEYAVRIRGSMDRVEQDAEGRAYVVDFKTGKQSPTKDEVAAHPQLAVYQLAVREGALDEVFDGHRPDSGGAELVQLRQPAPKKEGGDAHPKVQAQEPLSGAWVSDLLATAAGRVLDERFTPTTGQHCTHCTFRASCSAQPEGRQVVE is encoded by the coding sequence GTGAGCTCCTCCTCTTCCACCCGGCACAGTCCGCACCGTGAGACACGGCAGCGGACCCCGGGCGCGTACCGACTGGTGCGCACCCCGCCGGGTTCCGTGGATCCCCCCCTCCTGGACGCGAGTCAACGCGCGGTGGTTGATCACCGGGGCGGTCCGCTGCTCGTCCTCGCCGGACCCGGCACGGGCAAGACCACCACACTCGTCGAGGCCGTCGCGGCCCGTGTGACCGCGGGCGCCGACCCGGCCCGCATCCTGGTCCTCACCTTCAGCCGCAAGGCCGCGGTCGAGCTGCGCGACCGGATGGCTGCCCGGCTCGGCGCCGCCCGGGGTCCGCAGGCCACCACGTTCCACTCCTACTGCTACGCCTTGGTCCGCGCCCATCAGGACGCCGATCTGTTCGCCGATCCGCTGCGTCTGCTGTCCGGCCCGGAACAGGACGTCACCGTCCGCGAGCTGCTGGCCGGGCAGCTCGACCTGGAGAAGGCCGGCCTCGCCCATGTCCGCTGGCCGGACGAACTGCGGGCCTGCCTGACCACGCGCGGGTTCGCCGACGAGGTACGTGCGGTGCTGGCGCGCAGCCGCGAGTTGGGCCTCGGCCCGGACGCGCTGGCCGCCTTCGCCCGCCGCACGGGCCGTCCGGACTGGAGCGCGGCGGCCCAGTTCCTCGCGGAGTACCTGGACGTGCTCGACGCGCAAGGGGTCCTGGACTACGCGGAGCTGGTGCACCGCGCCGTGCTGCTCGCCGAGCGCCCCGAGGTGTCCGAGGCGCTGGCCGGGCGGTACGACGCGGTGTTCGTCGACGAGTACCAGGACACGGACCCGGCGCAGGTACGGCTGCTGCACGCGCTGGCCGGGAACCGCGGACGCGGTCCCGGCAGGGGCGGCGGCCGGACGCTGGTCGCCTTCGGCGACCCGGACCAGTCGATCTACACCTTCCGGGGCGCCGACGTGAACGGCATCCTCGACTTCCCGGACGCCTTCCGGCGCGCGGACGGGGAGGCCGCTCCCGTCGGTGTCCTCACCACGTCGCGCCGCTCGGGTGCCGGGCTGCTCGCCGCGACCCGGCTGCTCACCCGCCGGATGCCGCTGACCCGCCTCCCGGCGGCCAAGGTGCGCGCCCACCGCGAACTCACCGCCGTGCGCGAGGGCGGCCGCGTCGAGACGTACACCTATCCGACCGCGTCCACGGAGCTCGACAACATCGCGGACCTGCTGCGTCGCGCGCATCTGGAGGACGGCGTTCCGTGGCACGAGATGGCCGTGCTGGTACGGGCCGGCGGCCGCTCGATCCCCGCGGTCCGCCGCGCTCTCACCTCGGCCGGAGTGCCCCTGGAGGTGGACGGCGACGATCTCGCGCTGCGCCACGAACCGGCCATCGCCCCGCTCCTGACCGCGCTGCGCACGGTGGCCACGGCCGCCCTCCAGCGCCCGGCCCCGGAGCCGCGTACGGAGAACGGGCCGGAGGAAGCCACCGCAGCCGCGGCGCCCGACGACGCCGAAGCTGTCGCGGAAGCCGAAGCCGAAGCCGAAGCCGAAGCCGAAGCCGAAGCCGATGCCGTCGCAGATGCCGAAGCCGAAGAAGATGCCGTCGCCGATGCCCCTGATGCCGCCGATGCCGCAGAAGGCGGCGACGCCGAACCCGGCACCCGCACGGAGGCCGACGCGGAGGCCGACGCGGAGGCCGACGCAGAGGCCGACGCAGAGATTGACGCGGAGGTTGACGCCGAGCCCGCCACGGCACCCGTCACAGCGCCCGGCACCGTCCCCGGGCCGGCGTCCTGGCTGGACACCGAGACCGCCCTCGCCCTCCTCACCTCGCCCCTCGGCTCCATGGACGCCGCCGATCTGCGCCGTCTCGGCCGGGCCCTGCGCGACGAGGAACGGGCCGCCGGGAACCGCGTTCCCGCGCCCTCCGGTGAGCTGCTGGCCCGCGCACTCGCCGAACCCGAGCGCCTCGTGACGCACGATCCGGCGTACGCCCGCGGAGCCCAGCGCCTCGGGGTCCTCCTGCGCAAGGCCAGGGAACTCCTCGAAGGCGGCGGCACCGCGGAGGAGGCCCTGTGGACCCTGTGGAACGGCACCCCGTGGCCGACCAGGCTGGAGCGGGCCGCGCTGCGCGGCGGCGCCGGAGGCCGTAACGCCGACCGTGACCTCGACGCCGTCTGCGGCCTCTTCGAGACCGCCGCGCGCGCCGAGGAGCGCACCGGCGGACGCGGGGCGCTCAACTTCCTGGAGGAGGTCGACGCGCAGGACATCGCCGCGGACACCCTCTCCGGGCGGACCGTGCGCCCCGAGGCCGTACGCCTGATGACCGCCCACCGCTCCAAGGGCCTGGAGTGGCGCCTGGTCGTCGTCGCCGGGGTGCAGGAGGGGCTCTGGCCCGACCTGCGCCGCCGCGGCTCCCTCCTGGAGGCGGACCGGATCGGCCGCGACGGCCTGGCCGAACCCCTCACCCCCGGCGCCCTCCTCGCCGAGGAGCGCCGGCTGTTCTACGTCGCCGCGACGCGCGCCCGCGAACGCCTCGTCGTCACCGCGGTCAAGGCCCCCGCCGACGACGGCGACCAGCCGTCCCGCTTCCTGACCGAACTGGGCGTCGAGCCCCGCGACATCACCGGCCGGCCCCGCCGTCCCCTCGCCGTCGCCGCGCTCGTCGCCGAACTCCGCGCCACGACGGTCGACCCGGCGGCCTCCGACGTCCTGCGCGACGCCGCCGCCCAGCGGCTCGCCCGGCTGGCCGCGCTCACCGACGACGAGGGCCAGCCGCTCGTCCCCGCGGCTCATCCGTACCGCTGGTGGGGCCTGTACGAGCCGACCCGCTCCGCCGTGCCGCTGCGCGACCGGGACCAGCCCGTCGCGCTCTCCGGCAGCGCGCTCGACCAGCTCGCCAACACCTGCGCCCTCCAGTGGTTCCTGGGCCGCGAGGTGAAGGCCGACGCCCCGGCGACGGCCGCGCAGGGCTTCGGCAACGTCGTCCACGTACTGGCCGACGAAGTGGCCTCCGGCCGTACCCCCGCCGACCTGGCCGTCCTCATGGAGCGCCTCGACTCCGTCTGGAACGGCCTGGTCTTCGACGCGCCCTGGAAGTCGGAGCAGGAGAAGGACCACGCCCGCGCCGCCCTCGAACGCTTCCTGCGCTGGCATGTCATGGACCGGGCCGGCCGCACGCCCGCCGCCAGCGAGCACGACTTCGACGTGACGCTCGAAGCGGGCGAGTACGCGGTCCGCATCCGCGGCTCGATGGACCGGGTCGAGCAGGACGCCGAGGGCCGGGCGTACGTCGTCGACTTCAAGACCGGCAAGCAGTCGCCCACGAAGGACGAGGTGGCCGCCCACCCCCAGCTCGCCGTGTACCAGCTGGCCGTCCGCGAAGGCGCCCTCGACGAGGTGTTCGACGGGCATCGGCCGGACTCCGGCGGCGCCGAACTCGTCCAGCTGCGGCAGCCCGCCCCGAAGAAGGAGGGCGGCGACGCCCATCCCAAGGTCCAGGCCCAGGAACCGCTGTCCGGAGCGTGGGTCTCCGATCTGCTGGCGACGGCCGCGGGGCGGGTCCTGGACGAACGGTTCACGCCCACGACCGGCCAGCACTGCACCCACTGCACCTTCCGGGCCTCGTGCAGCGCGCAGCCGGAGGGCCGCCAGGTCGTGGAGTAG
- a CDS encoding alpha/beta hydrolase — protein MRTSPALRAAALAATATVLLPLAACSDSDDSGGADRSTPSEASTASPSSTARKLSSQKLDWQPCPAPNEAQGGGGSPSPLPGGTVWECSFMDAPLDYGKPDGRTIELALVRGKARNQDRRIGSLLFNFGGPGASGVATLPAFGTEYEKLRTRYDLVSFDPRGVGRSEGVECADNASMDARNQEDSTPDDAAEEKALVADQKSYIADCEKNSGAELPFVGTTNAARDLDLMRQVLGDDKLSYFGISYGTELGGVYAHLFPGRVGRAVLDAVVDPTQDAGQSSLDQAKGFQLAFDSFTADCAERDDCKLPGSTGKEVEQWIADLLDQLEKQPVDGLGDRQLTQSQATTAVASALYSQESWTLLEQGLDEADGGDGALLLALADSYNGRSKEGHYDNSTAANIAISCADSKQRFSLEQTKAALPEYRKASPVFGDYLGWGLLSCTGWPVAGAWDTPDVSAPGADPVLVIGNTGDPATPYKGARAMAEELGKGVGIELTYKGEGHGAYNSGDACVQKAVDGYLLDGRVPAAGTVCG, from the coding sequence ATGAGGACTTCCCCCGCCCTGCGTGCCGCTGCCCTCGCTGCCACCGCCACCGTGCTGCTGCCCCTGGCCGCCTGCTCGGACAGCGACGACAGCGGCGGTGCGGACCGGTCCACGCCCTCCGAGGCATCGACCGCCTCACCGTCCTCGACGGCGCGGAAACTGTCGTCCCAGAAGCTCGACTGGCAGCCCTGCCCGGCTCCGAACGAGGCCCAGGGCGGCGGCGGGTCGCCCTCCCCGCTGCCCGGCGGCACCGTCTGGGAGTGCTCCTTCATGGACGCCCCGCTCGACTACGGGAAGCCGGACGGCAGGACGATCGAGCTGGCGCTGGTCCGGGGAAAGGCCAGGAACCAGGACCGGCGGATCGGTTCCCTCCTGTTCAATTTCGGTGGCCCCGGCGCCTCCGGCGTCGCCACGCTGCCCGCCTTCGGTACGGAGTACGAGAAGCTCCGTACCCGCTACGACCTGGTGAGCTTCGACCCGCGCGGGGTCGGCCGCAGCGAGGGCGTCGAGTGCGCGGACAACGCGTCGATGGACGCCCGCAACCAGGAGGACTCCACCCCCGACGACGCCGCGGAGGAGAAGGCGCTCGTCGCGGACCAGAAGTCGTACATCGCGGACTGCGAGAAGAACTCGGGCGCCGAACTGCCCTTCGTGGGAACGACGAACGCCGCCCGTGACCTGGATCTGATGCGGCAGGTGCTCGGCGACGACAAGCTCTCCTACTTCGGCATCTCGTACGGCACCGAACTGGGCGGCGTCTACGCCCATCTGTTCCCCGGGCGCGTCGGCCGGGCGGTCCTGGACGCGGTGGTCGACCCCACCCAGGACGCGGGGCAGTCCTCCCTCGACCAGGCCAAGGGCTTCCAGCTCGCCTTCGACAGCTTCACCGCCGACTGCGCGGAGCGCGACGACTGCAAGCTCCCCGGGTCCACCGGCAAGGAGGTCGAGCAGTGGATCGCCGATCTCCTGGACCAGTTGGAGAAGCAGCCGGTCGACGGCCTGGGCGACCGGCAGCTGACCCAGTCCCAGGCGACCACGGCCGTCGCCTCCGCCCTCTACTCCCAGGAGAGCTGGACCCTGCTCGAACAGGGCCTCGACGAGGCGGACGGCGGCGACGGCGCACTGCTCCTGGCCCTCGCCGACTCGTACAACGGCCGTTCCAAGGAAGGCCATTACGACAACTCCACGGCCGCCAACATCGCCATCAGCTGCGCCGACTCCAAGCAGCGGTTCAGCCTGGAGCAGACGAAGGCCGCGCTCCCCGAGTACCGCAAGGCGTCCCCGGTCTTCGGCGACTATCTGGGCTGGGGGCTGCTGAGCTGCACCGGCTGGCCGGTCGCGGGCGCCTGGGACACCCCGGACGTCAGCGCCCCGGGGGCGGACCCCGTCCTGGTCATCGGCAACACCGGTGACCCGGCCACCCCGTACAAGGGAGCACGGGCGATGGCCGAGGAGCTGGGCAAGGGCGTCGGGATCGAGCTGACGTACAAGGGCGAGGGACACGGCGCGTACAACAGCGGCGACGCCTGCGTACAGAAGGCGGTCGACGGCTACTTGCTGGACGGCAGGGTCCCGGCGGCCGGCACGGTCTGCGGCTGA
- a CDS encoding MGMT family protein, with protein sequence MSEDRETQDRAGGGGGESAPPGAELPEYAERVLDVADLIPPGRVMTYGDVAEWLGDGGPRQVGRVMALYGSAVPWWRVVRADGAMLPGHELRALDHYREEGTPLRGASRAAAGHVPRLDMRQARWDGVTGGTGAIGGGGGTRGPDGGEEAHI encoded by the coding sequence ATGAGCGAAGACCGGGAGACTCAGGACCGGGCGGGCGGGGGCGGTGGCGAATCGGCACCGCCCGGCGCCGAGCTGCCGGAGTACGCGGAACGGGTCCTGGATGTCGCCGACCTGATTCCGCCCGGCCGCGTCATGACGTACGGCGATGTCGCCGAATGGCTGGGCGACGGCGGCCCCCGGCAGGTCGGCCGGGTCATGGCGCTGTACGGCTCCGCGGTGCCGTGGTGGCGCGTGGTGCGGGCCGACGGGGCGATGCTCCCCGGCCATGAACTGCGGGCGCTGGACCACTACCGAGAGGAAGGCACCCCGCTGCGCGGGGCGTCCCGCGCCGCCGCCGGACATGTGCCGCGCCTCGACATGAGACAGGCACGGTGGGACGGGGTGACCGGCGGGACCGGTGCCATCGGTGGGGGCGGCGGGACCCGTGGTCCGGACGGGGGCGAGGAAGCTCACATCTGA
- a CDS encoding lysylphosphatidylglycerol synthase transmembrane domain-containing protein, translating into MQPPKGADAPDAESRPHASDTTGNAAGDTADGTAGSAPEQAARTAAPAAAPDGPDAPRGPGGPASPGVPDGPEREPDRLSGSTLATVESELTDRVSGDEPLLPARVHRPSDLLRLLIGILAIVVLFTIAVFAQNTTTGLENDISKGTAQAPDLLIKIAGLVSSIAVLLVPVAFAIERLVKRDGLRIADGVLAAVLAHGVTLATDLWVSGSAPATIQDALTQPQPGDGLTDPVHGYLAPVIAYMTAVGMARRPRWRVVLWVVLLLDAFAMLVGGYTTPFSIILTVLIGWTVAYGTLYAVGSPNVRPTGQHLMAGLRHVGFRPVAAMRAEDAPDNADQNDRGRRYLVTLEDGPPLDVTIVDREQQAQGFFYRVWRRLTLRGITQRRSIQSLRQALEQEALLAYAAIAAGANAPKLIATSELGPDAVMLVYEHIGGRSLDAMEDEEITDDLVRSAWRQVKALQSRRIAHRRLTGDAILVDRSGKAFVTDLRGGEIAAGDLVLRMDVAQLLTTLGLRVGAERSVAGALAVLGPDAVADSLPLLQPIALSRSTRAALRRIARERAQREREAVLEASQAAKHLRTDGSGATGTGEAAAGSGDRKAGRKSLRTEKQAEKRAIDDALDGAREEDLLTQIRREVLLIRPQAPVEPVRLERIKPRTLLSFIAGSIAAYFLISQITQADFGTVVEEAEWGWVAAALGFSALSYVAAAMSLLGFVPERVPFGKTVLAQVAGSFVKIVAPAAVGGVALNTRFLQRSGVRPGLAVASVGASQLFGLGCHILLLALFGYLTGTERTPDSLTPSRTVIAGLLTVAVLVLVVTAIPFLRKFVVTRVRSLFAGVVPRMLDVVQRPQKLLTGIGGMLLLTGLFVLCLDASIRAFSGPDVPQLSYASIAVVFLAGNALGSAAPTPGGVGAVEGALTLGLIAVGLPKEVAAPAVVLYRVMTLWLPVLPGWICFSQLTRKGEL; encoded by the coding sequence GTGCAGCCACCGAAGGGGGCGGACGCCCCCGATGCCGAATCGCGCCCGCACGCGTCGGACACCACCGGGAACGCCGCTGGGGACACTGCCGACGGCACCGCCGGTTCCGCACCGGAACAAGCGGCCCGAACCGCCGCACCGGCCGCCGCACCCGACGGACCGGACGCACCTCGCGGACCTGGCGGACCGGCCTCACCCGGCGTACCGGACGGACCTGAGCGCGAGCCCGACCGTCTCTCCGGCTCGACCCTCGCGACCGTCGAGAGCGAGCTGACCGACCGGGTCTCCGGCGACGAGCCGCTCCTTCCCGCGCGGGTCCACCGCCCTTCCGATCTTCTGCGGCTCCTCATCGGCATCCTCGCGATCGTCGTCCTGTTCACCATCGCCGTCTTCGCCCAGAACACCACCACCGGCCTTGAGAACGACATCTCCAAGGGCACGGCGCAGGCACCCGACCTGCTGATCAAGATCGCCGGACTGGTGTCCAGCATCGCCGTGCTGCTCGTCCCCGTCGCCTTCGCCATCGAGCGCCTGGTCAAACGGGACGGACTGCGGATCGCGGACGGCGTGCTCGCCGCCGTGCTCGCCCACGGCGTCACGCTCGCCACCGACCTCTGGGTCTCCGGCTCGGCCCCCGCCACCATCCAGGACGCGCTGACCCAGCCGCAGCCCGGAGACGGGCTCACCGATCCCGTGCACGGCTACCTCGCCCCCGTCATCGCCTATATGACGGCGGTCGGCATGGCGAGACGGCCGCGCTGGCGGGTCGTGCTGTGGGTGGTCCTGCTCCTCGACGCGTTCGCGATGCTGGTCGGCGGCTACACCACCCCGTTCTCGATCATCCTCACCGTGCTGATCGGCTGGACCGTCGCGTACGGCACCCTGTACGCGGTCGGCTCGCCCAACGTCCGGCCGACCGGCCAGCACCTGATGGCGGGTCTGCGGCACGTCGGGTTCCGTCCGGTCGCCGCGATGCGCGCCGAGGACGCCCCCGACAACGCCGACCAGAACGACCGCGGGCGGCGCTATCTGGTCACTCTGGAGGACGGGCCTCCGCTCGATGTGACGATCGTCGACCGTGAACAGCAGGCCCAGGGGTTCTTCTACCGGGTGTGGCGCCGACTCACCCTGCGCGGCATCACCCAGCGCCGGTCCATCCAGTCGCTGCGCCAGGCCCTGGAACAGGAGGCGCTGCTCGCCTACGCGGCGATCGCCGCCGGGGCCAACGCGCCCAAGCTGATCGCCACGTCCGAACTGGGGCCCGACGCGGTGATGCTCGTGTACGAGCACATCGGCGGCCGTTCCCTGGACGCGATGGAGGACGAGGAGATCACCGACGACCTGGTGCGCAGCGCCTGGCGTCAGGTGAAGGCGCTCCAGTCCCGGCGCATCGCGCACCGCAGGCTCACCGGTGACGCGATCCTGGTGGACCGTTCCGGCAAGGCGTTCGTCACGGATCTGCGGGGCGGGGAGATCGCGGCCGGGGATCTGGTCCTGCGGATGGATGTCGCCCAGCTCCTCACCACCCTCGGGCTGCGGGTGGGAGCCGAACGGTCCGTCGCCGGGGCACTCGCCGTGCTCGGGCCCGACGCCGTCGCCGACTCCCTGCCGCTGCTCCAGCCGATCGCGCTGAGCCGCTCCACCCGGGCGGCACTGCGCAGGATCGCCCGCGAGCGTGCGCAGCGCGAGCGCGAGGCGGTGCTGGAGGCGTCCCAGGCGGCCAAGCATCTGCGTACGGACGGCTCCGGGGCCACCGGGACGGGCGAAGCGGCGGCCGGGTCCGGTGACCGCAAGGCGGGCCGGAAGTCCCTGCGCACAGAGAAGCAGGCCGAGAAGCGGGCCATCGACGATGCGCTGGACGGGGCCCGCGAGGAGGATCTGCTCACCCAGATCCGCCGCGAGGTGCTGCTGATCCGGCCGCAGGCCCCGGTCGAACCGGTCCGCCTCGAACGCATCAAGCCGCGCACCCTCCTCAGCTTCATCGCCGGTTCCATCGCCGCCTACTTCCTGATCTCCCAGATCACCCAGGCCGACTTCGGCACGGTCGTCGAGGAGGCGGAGTGGGGCTGGGTGGCGGCGGCGCTGGGCTTCTCGGCCCTGAGCTACGTCGCGGCGGCGATGAGCCTGCTGGGCTTCGTGCCGGAACGGGTGCCCTTCGGCAAGACCGTGCTGGCGCAGGTGGCCGGCTCGTTCGTGAAGATCGTCGCTCCGGCGGCGGTCGGCGGCGTGGCGCTGAACACCCGCTTCCTCCAGCGTTCCGGGGTGCGCCCCGGACTGGCCGTCGCGAGTGTCGGCGCGTCCCAGCTGTTCGGGCTCGGCTGCCACATCCTGCTGCTGGCGCTGTTCGGCTATCTGACCGGCACCGAGAGGACCCCGGACTCGCTCACCCCGTCCCGCACGGTCATCGCCGGGCTGCTCACGGTCGCGGTACTGGTGCTGGTGGTGACCGCGATTCCGTTCCTGCGGAAGTTCGTGGTCACACGGGTGCGGTCACTGTTCGCCGGAGTCGTCCCGCGCATGCTCGATGTCGTGCAGCGCCCGCAGAAGCTGCTCACCGGCATCGGCGGCATGCTGCTGCTGACCGGCCTGTTCGTCCTCTGCCTGGACGCGTCGATCCGGGCGTTCAGCGGCCCCGACGTCCCCCAGCTCAGTTACGCGAGCATCGCGGTGGTCTTCCTCGCCGGGAACGCGCTGGGGTCGGCGGCGCCGACCCCGGGCGGCGTGGGCGCGGTCGAGGGCGCGCTGACGCTGGGACTGATCGCGGTCGGCCTGCCGAAGGAGGTCGCGGCGCCGGCGGTGGTGCTGTACCGCGTGATGACGCTGTGGCTGCCGGTGCTGCCCGGCTGGATCTGCTTCAGCCAGCTGACCCGCAAGGGCGAGCTCTAG